The following coding sequences lie in one Streptomyces venezuelae genomic window:
- a CDS encoding long-chain fatty acid--CoA ligase, which translates to MSHQEDAVLSTMQDVPLTVTRILRHGMTVHGTSQVTTWTGEGEPQRRSYREIGERTAQLAHALREDLGVTDDERVATFMWNNAEHVEAYYAVPCMGAILHTLNLRLPADQLVWIVNHAADRVIIVNGSLLGLLAPLLPQLPSVEHLVVSGPGDRSLLAGAHAQVHEYEELLAGKPTAYDWPELDERTAAAMCYTSGTTGDPKGVVYSHRSIYLHSMQVNMAQSMGLTDADTSLVVVPQFHVNAWGLPHATLMTGVNMLMPDRFLQPAPLAEMIEKERPTHAAAVPTIWQGLLAELTAKPRNVSSLGQVTIGGSACPPSLMEAFDKLGMRVCHAWGMTETSPLGTVARPPAHAAGTEEEFGYRLTQGRFPASVEARLVGPGGEHLPWDGTSAGELEVRGPWIAGAYYGGAGGDVLRPEDKFSDDGWLKTGDVGVITADGFLTLTDRAKDVIKSGGEWISSVELENALMSHPDVAEAAVVAVPDDRWGERPLATVVLREGATAEYASLRDFLAGRIAKWQLPERWAFIPAVPKTSVGKFDKKVLRRQYADGELDVTKL; encoded by the coding sequence ATGTCGCATCAGGAGGACGCCGTGCTGAGCACCATGCAGGACGTACCGCTGACCGTCACCCGCATCCTCCGGCACGGCATGACCGTGCACGGGACGTCGCAGGTCACGACCTGGACCGGCGAGGGTGAGCCGCAGCGGCGCTCCTACCGCGAGATCGGTGAGCGCACGGCACAGCTCGCGCACGCCCTGCGCGAGGACCTCGGCGTCACGGACGACGAGCGCGTCGCGACCTTCATGTGGAACAACGCCGAGCACGTCGAGGCCTACTACGCCGTGCCCTGTATGGGCGCCATACTGCACACCCTCAACCTGCGGCTGCCCGCGGACCAGCTGGTGTGGATCGTCAACCACGCCGCCGACCGCGTCATCATCGTCAACGGCTCCCTCCTCGGCCTGCTCGCGCCGCTACTGCCGCAGCTGCCGAGCGTGGAGCACCTGGTGGTCTCGGGCCCCGGCGACCGTTCGCTCCTTGCGGGGGCGCACGCGCAGGTGCACGAGTACGAGGAGCTGCTCGCGGGCAAGCCCACCGCGTACGACTGGCCCGAGCTCGACGAGCGCACCGCGGCCGCCATGTGCTACACCTCCGGCACCACCGGCGACCCCAAGGGCGTCGTCTACTCCCACCGCTCCATCTACCTGCACTCCATGCAGGTCAACATGGCCCAGTCGATGGGACTCACGGACGCCGACACGTCACTCGTCGTCGTCCCGCAGTTCCACGTCAACGCGTGGGGGCTGCCGCACGCCACCCTCATGACCGGCGTGAACATGCTGATGCCGGACCGCTTCCTGCAGCCCGCGCCGCTCGCCGAGATGATCGAGAAGGAGCGGCCCACACACGCGGCCGCCGTCCCCACCATCTGGCAGGGCCTGCTCGCCGAGCTCACCGCGAAGCCGCGCAACGTCAGCTCCCTCGGCCAGGTCACCATCGGCGGCTCCGCCTGCCCGCCCTCCCTCATGGAGGCCTTCGACAAGCTCGGCATGCGCGTCTGCCACGCCTGGGGCATGACGGAGACGTCCCCGCTCGGCACGGTCGCCCGCCCGCCGGCCCACGCCGCGGGCACCGAGGAGGAGTTCGGCTACCGGCTCACGCAGGGCCGCTTCCCCGCCTCCGTCGAGGCCCGCCTGGTCGGGCCCGGCGGCGAACACCTGCCGTGGGACGGTACGTCGGCCGGTGAGCTGGAGGTGCGCGGTCCCTGGATCGCGGGCGCCTACTACGGCGGCGCGGGTGGCGACGTCCTGCGCCCCGAGGACAAGTTCAGCGACGACGGCTGGCTGAAGACGGGTGACGTCGGCGTCATCACCGCCGACGGGTTCCTGACGCTCACCGACCGCGCCAAGGACGTCATCAAGTCGGGCGGCGAGTGGATCTCCTCCGTCGAGCTGGAGAACGCCCTGATGTCCCACCCGGACGTCGCCGAGGCCGCGGTCGTCGCCGTGCCCGACGACAGGTGGGGCGAGCGCCCCCTCGCCACCGTGGTGCTGCGCGAGGGCGCGACGGCCGAATACGCGTCCCTCCGCGACTTCCTCGCAGGCCGTATCGCCAAGTGGCAGCTCCCGGAGCGCTGGGCGTTCATTCCGGCGGTCCCGAAGACCAGCGTCGGCAAGTTCGACAAGAAGGTCCTGCGCAGGCAGTACGCCGACGGGGAACTGGACGTCACGAAGCTCTGA
- a CDS encoding SigE family RNA polymerase sigma factor has protein sequence MTASMVTVCTSASNAATRGTGPTRAAGPSAYPSFASYVRARQPVLLRTARSLTANPSDAEDLLQTALTKTYVAWDRIEDHRALDGYVRRALLNTRTSQWRKRKVDEFACDELPEPEVTPAGDPAEQQVLRDAMWRAIMKLPARQRAMVVLRYYEDLSEAQTAEVLGVSIGTVKSAVSRALGKLREDPELTQAR, from the coding sequence ATGACCGCATCCATGGTGACCGTGTGCACCAGCGCATCGAATGCCGCGACGCGGGGCACGGGGCCGACGAGGGCCGCCGGGCCCTCCGCGTACCCGTCGTTCGCGTCCTACGTACGGGCACGCCAGCCCGTACTGCTGCGCACCGCCCGCTCGCTGACCGCGAACCCGAGCGATGCCGAGGACCTGCTGCAGACCGCGCTCACCAAGACTTACGTGGCGTGGGACCGGATCGAGGACCACCGGGCGCTCGACGGCTATGTGCGCCGCGCCCTGCTGAACACGCGCACGTCACAGTGGCGCAAGCGGAAGGTCGACGAGTTCGCGTGCGACGAGCTGCCGGAGCCGGAGGTGACGCCGGCGGGGGACCCGGCCGAGCAGCAGGTGCTCCGCGACGCGATGTGGCGCGCGATCATGAAGCTGCCGGCGCGGCAGCGGGCGATGGTCGTCCTCAGGTATTACGAGGACCTGAGCGAGGCGCAGACCGCCGAGGTGCTCGGGGTGTCCATCGGCACCGTCAAGAGCGCGGTGTCGCGCGCGCTCGGCAAGCTCCGCGAGGACCCGGAGCTGACGCAGGCCCGCTGA
- a CDS encoding DUF1906 domain-containing protein, with the protein MRIRKMIIGFVLVLTALSMDLTASPPGAAAPATPGGQPDRATAPDRSTPRAAAEVTTFRGWAFDTCLTQSTDTMRRWRDSKYRAVGVYYGGRGRACKRQPHLNHAWMRAVKEMGWRVLPVYVGSQPPCVIAKNKKHVRIGKHPWEQGKKEGSDAVRAAKAIGVRQHSPLYLDMEAYTYRKKGCAATTLSFVRSWDREVRRLGYVPGFYSSADSGVRHMEAARRAGVRDLPSVMWFARWHTKPDLYREPALASDAWRPARRIHQYAGNKKEKHGGRTLVIDRNLMHAPVARVG; encoded by the coding sequence ATGCGTATCCGGAAGATGATCATTGGATTCGTCCTCGTCCTGACGGCCCTGAGCATGGACCTGACCGCGTCACCACCGGGCGCGGCCGCACCGGCCACCCCGGGAGGACAGCCAGACCGCGCCACCGCGCCCGACCGCTCCACCCCACGCGCGGCCGCAGAGGTGACGACCTTCCGCGGGTGGGCCTTCGACACCTGCCTCACCCAGTCCACCGACACGATGCGCCGCTGGCGCGACTCCAAGTACCGCGCCGTCGGCGTGTACTACGGGGGCCGCGGCCGGGCCTGCAAGCGGCAGCCGCATCTGAACCACGCCTGGATGCGCGCCGTGAAGGAGATGGGCTGGCGGGTCCTCCCGGTGTACGTCGGGTCGCAGCCGCCGTGCGTCATCGCCAAGAACAAGAAGCACGTCCGTATCGGGAAGCACCCCTGGGAGCAGGGGAAGAAGGAGGGAAGCGACGCGGTACGCGCGGCGAAGGCCATCGGCGTCCGGCAGCACAGCCCGCTCTACCTGGACATGGAGGCGTACACCTACCGGAAGAAGGGATGCGCGGCGACGACGCTCTCCTTCGTCAGGTCCTGGGACCGCGAGGTGCGCCGGCTCGGATACGTCCCCGGGTTCTACAGCAGCGCCGACTCCGGGGTCCGGCACATGGAGGCGGCACGGCGTGCGGGCGTACGGGACCTGCCGTCGGTGATGTGGTTCGCGCGCTGGCACACCAAGCCCGACCTCTACCGGGAGCCCGCGCTGGCGAGTGACGCGTGGCGTCCGGCACGGCGTATCCACCAGTACGCGGGAAACAAGAAGGAGAAGCACGGCGGGCGCACGCTGGTCATCGACCGCAACCTGATGCACGCTCCCGTGGCGCGAGTCGGCTAG
- a CDS encoding lipid-transfer protein: MSVRSRDRLGGRAAIVGIGATEFSKDSGRSELKLAVEAVGAALDDAGLTPDDVDGMVTFTMDTNPEITVAQAAGVGELSFFSRIHYGGGAACATVQQAALAVATGVAEVVVCYRAFNERSGRRFGSGVQRREPSAEGAALGWALPFGLLTPASWVAMAAQRYLHAYGLTPEVFGHVAVMDRKYAATNPAAYFHGNPITLEDHAASRWIVEPLRLLDCCQETDGAQAIVVTSAERARDLRHPPAVIAAAAQGAGRAQEQMTSFYRDDLRGLPEMGVVAKQLWRTSGLAPSDIDVGILYDHFTPFVLMQLEEFGFCGPGEAADFVAAARLPLNTHGGQLGEAYLHGMNGIAEAVRQVRGTSVNQIPGAARTLVTAGTGVPTSGLILGSDG, encoded by the coding sequence ATGAGCGTCCGTTCGCGCGACCGCCTCGGCGGCAGGGCCGCGATCGTCGGCATAGGGGCGACGGAGTTCTCCAAGGACTCGGGCCGCAGCGAGCTCAAACTGGCCGTGGAGGCGGTCGGCGCGGCGCTGGACGACGCCGGGCTGACCCCGGACGACGTCGACGGCATGGTCACCTTCACCATGGACACCAACCCGGAGATCACGGTCGCCCAGGCGGCCGGCGTAGGAGAGCTGTCCTTCTTCTCCCGCATCCACTACGGCGGGGGCGCGGCCTGCGCCACCGTCCAGCAGGCAGCCCTGGCCGTGGCGACCGGGGTGGCCGAAGTCGTCGTCTGCTACCGCGCGTTCAACGAACGCTCCGGGCGCAGATTCGGCTCGGGAGTGCAGCGGCGCGAACCCTCCGCCGAGGGCGCCGCGCTCGGCTGGGCCCTGCCGTTCGGCTTGCTGACGCCCGCCTCCTGGGTGGCGATGGCGGCCCAGCGCTATCTGCACGCGTACGGCCTGACACCGGAGGTGTTCGGGCACGTGGCCGTCATGGACCGGAAGTACGCGGCCACCAATCCCGCGGCGTACTTCCACGGCAACCCGATCACGCTGGAGGACCATGCCGCGTCCCGCTGGATCGTCGAACCCCTGCGGCTCCTGGACTGCTGCCAGGAGACGGACGGCGCCCAGGCGATCGTCGTCACGAGTGCGGAGCGGGCCCGCGACCTCCGGCACCCGCCGGCCGTGATCGCCGCGGCGGCCCAGGGCGCCGGCCGGGCGCAGGAGCAGATGACCAGCTTCTACCGCGACGATCTGCGGGGGCTGCCGGAGATGGGGGTGGTGGCGAAGCAGTTGTGGCGTACGTCGGGTCTCGCCCCCTCGGACATCGACGTGGGGATCCTCTACGACCACTTCACCCCGTTCGTGCTGATGCAACTGGAGGAGTTCGGGTTCTGCGGGCCGGGTGAGGCCGCGGATTTCGTGGCCGCGGCGAGGCTGCCGCTGAACACGCACGGCGGACAGCTGGGAGAGGCCTACCTCCACGGGATGAACGGCATAGCGGAAGCGGTCCGTCAGGTGCGCGGCACCTCCGTGAACCAGATACCGGGCGCCGCGCGGACACTGGTCACCGCGGGCACGGGGGTCCCCACATCGGGGCTGATTCTGGGGTCGGACGGCTGA
- a CDS encoding MaoC/PaaZ C-terminal domain-containing protein: MTKTAQGDVLAPLEIPITRTLIVSGAIASRDYQDVHHDAELARAKGSPDIFMNILTTNGLVGRYITDHFGPTAVLRKVAIRLGAPNYPGDTMVLRGTVEQLDPSPEGATAVVRVVGANDIGNHVTGTVTVTVPARGPAGGPA; the protein is encoded by the coding sequence ATGACGAAGACGGCACAAGGTGACGTACTGGCTCCGCTGGAGATCCCGATCACCCGCACCCTGATCGTGTCCGGGGCCATCGCGTCCCGGGACTACCAGGACGTGCACCACGACGCGGAGCTCGCGCGGGCCAAGGGCTCCCCCGACATCTTCATGAACATCCTGACGACGAACGGCCTGGTCGGGCGGTACATCACGGACCACTTCGGCCCGACGGCCGTGCTGCGCAAGGTGGCGATACGGCTCGGGGCGCCCAACTACCCCGGCGACACGATGGTGTTGCGCGGAACCGTCGAGCAGCTCGATCCCTCCCCCGAAGGGGCGACGGCCGTGGTCAGGGTCGTCGGGGCCAACGACATCGGCAACCACGTCACCGGCACGGTCACGGTGACCGTCCCCGCACGAGGCCCCGCAGGAGGCCCCGCATGA
- a CDS encoding acyl-CoA dehydrogenase family protein — MDFTPTEEQAAARDLAAEIFADLATPERLAAAGTGSDAELWKALCAAGLPGAVEDIGLLGLVLLLEEQGRVTAQVPFAASCVYGVLAVAAHGTAEQRDRLLPALRQGSAVATGAFPARGGVTASVIGTTMAADGITASAGGTTMAVDGITASAGGTTMAADGITASAGGATASVDGTAASAAGALSVGEVTSEVGASSVDGVTSAAGASSVDGVLSGTVAWVPWLRDASVVLVAARDHTLWLVRVADAQVEPVELTAPWAAGRLVLDGTPGERLGGPGGLEGPGRPGAYDGVLADARTAFAGLQAGVCAGSLARAVAHTNEREQFGRPLAAKQAVQLRAADAYMDTEAIRVTAYEAAWRRDTGLPYDTHALTAAWWASEAGKRVVHAGQHLHGGAGADLDHPVHRHFLWGRQLDAYLGCGSEVLEELGELIAAQDNSARGDV, encoded by the coding sequence ATGGACTTCACGCCCACGGAGGAGCAGGCCGCGGCGCGCGACCTCGCCGCGGAGATCTTCGCCGACCTGGCCACACCGGAGCGGCTCGCGGCGGCGGGCACCGGTTCGGACGCCGAGCTGTGGAAGGCGTTGTGCGCGGCCGGGCTGCCGGGCGCGGTGGAGGACATCGGGCTGCTCGGGCTCGTGCTGCTCCTGGAGGAGCAGGGGCGGGTGACGGCGCAGGTGCCGTTCGCCGCGAGCTGCGTCTATGGGGTGCTGGCGGTCGCCGCGCACGGGACGGCGGAACAGCGGGACCGGTTGCTGCCCGCCCTCCGGCAGGGGAGCGCGGTCGCGACGGGGGCGTTTCCGGCGCGGGGCGGTGTGACGGCGTCGGTGATCGGGACAACGATGGCGGCGGACGGGATAACGGCGTCTGCGGGCGGGACGACGATGGCGGTGGACGGGATAACGGCGTCTGCGGGCGGGACGACGATGGCGGCGGACGGGATAACGGCGTCTGCGGGCGGGGCGACGGCGTCGGTGGACGGGACAGCGGCGTCGGCGGCCGGGGCGTTATCGGTGGGCGAAGTGACGTCGGAGGTCGGCGCGTCATCGGTGGACGGGGTGACGTCGGCGGCCGGGGCGTCGTCGGTGGACGGGGTGCTGAGCGGCACCGTGGCGTGGGTGCCGTGGCTTCGGGACGCCTCGGTCGTCCTCGTGGCGGCGCGAGACCACACCCTGTGGCTGGTGCGGGTCGCCGACGCGCAGGTGGAGCCCGTGGAGCTGACCGCGCCCTGGGCGGCGGGGAGGCTCGTCCTCGACGGCACGCCCGGGGAGCGTCTGGGGGGTCCGGGGGGTCTGGAGGGTCCGGGCCGCCCCGGGGCCTACGACGGCGTGCTGGCGGACGCGCGGACCGCGTTCGCCGGGCTGCAGGCCGGCGTCTGCGCGGGATCGCTGGCCCGTGCGGTGGCCCACACGAACGAGCGGGAACAGTTCGGCCGCCCCCTCGCCGCGAAACAGGCCGTGCAGCTCCGCGCCGCCGACGCCTACATGGACACGGAGGCGATACGCGTCACGGCCTACGAAGCAGCGTGGCGCAGGGACACGGGCCTGCCGTACGACACGCACGCCCTCACCGCCGCGTGGTGGGCGTCGGAGGCGGGCAAGCGCGTCGTCCACGCGGGCCAGCACCTGCACGGCGGCGCGGGAGCCGACCTCGACCATCCGGTGCACCGGCACTTCCTGTGGGGGCGGCAGCTGGACGCGTATCTGGGGTGCGGCAGCGAAGTGCTGGAGGAGCTGGGCGAGTTGATCGCGGCGCAGGACAACAGCGCAAGGGGGGACGTATGA
- a CDS encoding bifunctional MaoC family dehydratase N-terminal/OB-fold nucleic acid binding domain-containing protein, which yields MVRDIAYEELRAFEGRAAAEAGRGKDPVNAPMIRHWCEAMGDTSHAYAGADPVAPATMLQVWTMGGLSGHDGRSSAYDELLALLDGAGYTSVVATDCEQEYVRELRPGDEITFDAVIESVSERKTTKLGTGHFVTTRMDIHAGGALAGTHRFRILKYAPAQRKRGPQVEVLPESKAKRPRPVVNRDNAGFWEGVAGHRLLIQRCGGCGTPRFPWLPGCNACGSPEWDTVEASGEGTVYSYVVMHHPPFPAFDPPYAVGLVELAEGVRIVSNIVGVPYDKVRIGMPVRLEFLRVDADVELPVFRADAGGVGEAGGAAGAGGTAGAGGAGDAGGGG from the coding sequence GTGGTGCGGGACATCGCGTACGAGGAGTTGCGGGCGTTCGAGGGCAGGGCCGCAGCGGAGGCGGGCCGCGGCAAGGACCCCGTCAACGCGCCCATGATCAGGCACTGGTGCGAGGCGATGGGCGATACCAGTCATGCCTACGCGGGGGCGGACCCGGTGGCGCCCGCGACGATGCTGCAGGTCTGGACGATGGGCGGCCTCTCCGGCCACGACGGCCGTTCGTCGGCGTACGACGAGTTGTTGGCCCTGCTCGACGGTGCCGGGTACACCTCGGTGGTCGCCACGGACTGCGAGCAGGAGTACGTGCGGGAGCTGCGGCCGGGCGACGAGATCACGTTCGACGCGGTGATCGAGTCGGTGTCGGAGCGCAAGACGACCAAGCTGGGGACCGGGCACTTCGTCACGACCCGGATGGACATCCACGCGGGGGGTGCGCTCGCGGGGACACATCGCTTCCGCATCCTCAAGTACGCCCCGGCGCAGCGGAAGCGGGGACCGCAGGTGGAAGTGCTGCCGGAATCGAAGGCCAAGCGTCCCCGTCCTGTCGTCAACCGCGACAACGCGGGGTTCTGGGAGGGCGTCGCCGGGCACCGGCTGCTGATCCAGCGCTGCGGCGGCTGCGGCACGCCGCGCTTCCCCTGGCTGCCCGGCTGCAACGCGTGCGGTTCGCCCGAGTGGGACACGGTCGAGGCGAGCGGTGAGGGCACGGTCTATTCGTACGTGGTGATGCACCACCCGCCCTTCCCCGCGTTCGACCCTCCCTACGCCGTGGGGCTCGTCGAGCTGGCGGAGGGCGTCCGGATCGTCAGCAACATCGTGGGGGTGCCGTACGACAAGGTGCGGATAGGGATGCCCGTGCGGCTCGAGTTCCTGCGGGTGGACGCGGACGTGGAGCTGCCGGTGTTCCGGGCCGACGCGGGCGGCGTGGGCGAGGCGGGCGGCGCGGCTGGCGCGGGTGGTACGGCTGGCGCAGGTGGCGCCGGAGACGCGGGAGGTGGGGGCTGA
- a CDS encoding acyl-CoA dehydrogenase family protein: MHLAPTERQRRLRVDLRTYFRDVMPDGPPDGTDAEGQRQLLRRIGADGMLGLGWPVEYGGQGRGADEQFVFFDEAYRAGAPVSMVTLNTVGPTLMKYGTEEQKAAFLPRILSGEFVFAIGYSEPSAGTDLAALRTRAVRDGDEWVIDGQKIFTSNAQNADWIWLACRTDPDAPKHQGISILLVPTDAPGFSWTPIDTVGGLTTTATYYDGIRVPAANLVGEENGGWGLITNQLNHERVALAAIGMQAEDFYAAVLDRARTPDPVTRERRVDTSWVRFRLAEVHARLAASRLLNWRLVGDVGAGRLAPGDASGVKFMGTESAVESYRMCQEIAGEAGLVRAGSPGGFGDGELERMNRAAQINTFGGGVSEVQREIVATMRLGMRRGRR; the protein is encoded by the coding sequence GTGCACCTCGCCCCCACCGAACGCCAACGCCGGCTCCGCGTCGACCTGCGCACGTACTTCCGGGACGTGATGCCCGACGGGCCGCCCGACGGCACGGACGCCGAGGGCCAGCGGCAGCTGCTGCGACGCATCGGTGCCGACGGCATGCTGGGGCTCGGCTGGCCCGTCGAGTACGGCGGACAAGGGCGCGGCGCCGACGAGCAGTTCGTGTTCTTCGACGAGGCCTACCGCGCCGGCGCCCCCGTCTCCATGGTCACCCTGAACACCGTCGGGCCGACCCTCATGAAGTACGGGACCGAGGAGCAGAAGGCCGCCTTCCTGCCCCGCATCCTCAGCGGCGAATTCGTCTTCGCGATCGGCTACAGCGAGCCCTCGGCCGGCACCGACCTGGCCGCACTGCGGACCAGAGCCGTGCGCGACGGCGACGAGTGGGTCATCGACGGTCAGAAGATCTTCACCTCGAACGCGCAGAACGCCGACTGGATCTGGCTGGCCTGCCGCACCGACCCCGACGCCCCCAAACACCAGGGCATCTCCATCCTCCTCGTCCCGACCGACGCCCCCGGTTTCTCCTGGACCCCGATCGACACGGTGGGAGGTCTGACGACGACGGCGACGTACTACGACGGGATCCGCGTACCGGCCGCGAACCTCGTCGGCGAGGAGAACGGCGGCTGGGGTCTCATCACCAACCAGCTCAACCACGAGCGGGTGGCGCTCGCCGCCATCGGCATGCAGGCCGAGGACTTCTACGCGGCGGTACTCGACCGGGCGCGTACACCCGATCCGGTGACTCGTGAGCGCCGCGTTGACACCTCTTGGGTGCGATTTCGACTGGCCGAAGTGCATGCCCGGCTCGCGGCATCACGCCTGCTCAACTGGCGTTTGGTGGGCGACGTGGGGGCGGGTCGGCTGGCCCCGGGGGACGCGAGCGGCGTGAAGTTCATGGGAACGGAATCGGCGGTCGAGTCGTATCGCATGTGTCAGGAGATCGCGGGCGAGGCGGGGCTCGTGCGGGCGGGTTCGCCGGGCGGTTTCGGGGACGGCGAGCTGGAGCGGATGAACAGGGCCGCGCAGATCAACACGTTCGGGGGCGGGGTGAGCGAGGTGCAGCGCGAGATCGTCGCGACGATGCGGCTCGGCATGCGGAGGGGGCGGCGGTGA
- a CDS encoding bifunctional DNA primase/polymerase gives MATTDRHATTLALAHALSAAERGLAVLPLSRSKLPALRSPHHEDPHPTALCHGECGRLGHGVYDASADPRRIRELFAAAPWATGYGIACGLPPHHLIGIDLDTKSGTDASAALRELALRHLFTIPGTVVVITPSGGRHIWLAGPPDLVIPNSAGRLAPGIDIRGAGGYLVGPGSRTEHGVYSTVPGTAHLPPAPCPPALLRLLTLSRRAQRHTPPHSAPSPGTHASPEPSPHQRGQGLVQFVLAAHEGQRNTRLFWAACRAYENGIGETLSPQLTDAAIRVGLTEREALSTIASAARLTGHA, from the coding sequence ATGGCCACCACCGACCGCCATGCCACCACCCTCGCGCTCGCCCACGCTCTGTCCGCCGCCGAGCGCGGGCTCGCGGTGCTCCCGCTCTCGCGCTCCAAACTTCCCGCCCTGCGCTCCCCCCACCACGAGGACCCCCACCCCACGGCCCTCTGCCACGGCGAATGCGGGCGCCTGGGACATGGCGTGTACGACGCGTCGGCGGACCCGCGACGCATCCGCGAGCTCTTCGCCGCGGCCCCCTGGGCCACCGGATACGGCATCGCCTGCGGGCTGCCGCCCCACCACCTGATCGGCATCGACCTGGACACCAAGTCCGGTACGGACGCGTCGGCGGCCCTGCGCGAACTGGCGCTGCGCCACCTCTTCACGATCCCCGGCACCGTCGTCGTGATCACGCCCAGCGGAGGACGCCACATCTGGCTGGCGGGCCCGCCTGACCTCGTGATCCCCAACTCGGCCGGCCGACTCGCTCCCGGCATCGACATCAGGGGCGCCGGCGGCTACCTGGTGGGCCCCGGCTCCCGTACGGAACACGGCGTCTACAGCACCGTTCCCGGCACGGCCCACCTGCCGCCCGCCCCTTGTCCGCCCGCCCTACTGCGCCTGCTCACCCTCTCGCGCCGCGCACAACGGCACACACCCCCGCACTCCGCGCCGTCGCCCGGCACCCACGCGTCCCCCGAACCATCCCCGCACCAACGAGGCCAGGGCCTGGTCCAGTTCGTGCTCGCCGCCCACGAGGGCCAACGCAACACCCGCCTCTTCTGGGCGGCCTGCCGCGCCTACGAGAACGGCATCGGCGAAACCCTGTCCCCCCAGCTCACCGACGCCGCGATCCGCGTCGGCCTCACCGAACGCGAGGCCCTCTCGACCATCGCCTCAGCGGCCCGCCTCACGGGCCACGCGTGA